CCAAACAGATTGACAGCTGGCATATTGGAACAACTCCGTATTAGCAAGCAAACATTGGTATCGTCCATTTTATTATGTCAATCTAGAGTAAACTGAAAATAAGTAGCcccttaatttattttttttaatttaaataggTTGAGTTAGGATCAAAAGCAGGAGCGCTAAAACAAATGTTGCTTGATATACTCGAGGACTCTCATGAAATTCGCCGTCTCTGTATTGTGGGTAGAAACTGTATCTTGAGTAGAAACGATGATCTAGAATGTTCCGTACCACAAGAGAAGCAGATTGCTGAGGGTAAATAACTAAATATGATAAAATAGAGAAAATAATTAAAAGGTAAATTTTTACTTTTATGATAATAATGGACTTGCTATCATTgcagaagaagaggaagaaattgAAATGCTACTGGAAAATTATCTTCAAAGGTAATTTCATCACTAAAGGTATATGAAAATTATCATATGAAGATTGTGTGTGGATTGAAAGTTGTGTCTGGTTTATGATTGCAGATGTGAATCATGTCATAATCAAGCAGAAAGACTTCTCGAGTCAGCGAGGGAAATGGAAGACTCGATATCTGTTAATTTAAGGTTTGCATATTAATGTTTTACCAAGCCAGATATAATAATtttaaatgttttaaaaaatGTGATGTGTTTTGTTATCAGTTCTCGGCGGCTTGAGGTGAGCCGATTCGAATTACTTCTTCAGGTTGGAACCTTTTGCGTTGCAGTTGGTGCTCTAGTTGCTGGTTAACTTCCTTTTTCTCTTTGCCTGTTTATCCTGAAGTTTTATATGAAGTTACCATCCTCTCCTATAAAGCTCagttttggtttggtttttttaggtatatttggcATGAATCTAAAATCGTATCTGGAAGAACATGTGGTGCTCTCGCGTTTTTAATACGAatcgtgttttgttttgttttataacttgATTATGATATAATAATAATTGAATGTGCAGTTTGCATTTTGGCTGACAACTGGAGGAATTATTTTCGGTGCGGTGGTGGCATTTTTTCTCATGTATTCGTACCTCAGAGCAAGGAAAATTCTTTAGACATCCACTTGACAGCATTATACTGATAATAGATGGACGTTAAAGGAAGGAACACGAACCCTACTGCTTGAGACCGACCAAACAGATACTTTTCAGCATAGATATCAGATCAAGTACAGAGTGAGGTCAAACATACAGGATTTTAGCAAGATAACAGAGCTCTCTAGACGAGGCATTGTGGATGTTTTGATCGACTCGACATATTGTAAGATCATATGCCATTTGTGGATTATATGTTGTTGATGGAAGTCTAAAAGTAGTGTGGTCCAATTCTATAGATTTTACTAGGTATTCAAATCAAGGTTTAAGGTTTAAGTCTATATCATGGACAAACTATTGAGTTAACGTTTAGCCTAACATCTTGAGTTGCCTGGCTCTTATGTGGTACTAGTGTGATTAGATCGATGGAGTTTCCCCAACTCCCGGCTAGCGGAGCACCAAGAAGTGCAAACGCTTCTCGCACACCTTCGATCAATGGTTAAAGGACTCCCAAGTGATGCCTAGATTTGACCAGAAACCCTGCGTTTATTAGTTGATACAATTTTAAACCTTTGACCGGTCTCGTTTGGTCTGTCTCAAAACATCCTTGAATAGATTGTCCGAGTAATGCTTTTGTTTCAACTTTCAATGGATCAAATAGATGAATATTTATCAAGTAATTAAAAGCAAAGGGACTTTGGAGTCTCAAAACTTGTTGCGAATAATGTATCTTTTTATTCAATAAGCTAGATTACCTCTAATAAGTACATGATCATACAATCAGTGACAATCTGAAAAATTGATAAACTCAACACAGTAACCTACACTTGTACTAAAAGCTACTCTTTCGGTTTCAAAATAAATGTGTACTAGAAGTCTATGTTTCTGTTATAGTGAAGTATATAAACCATAACCAACCACATATACATATTACCAAAAAAATCCAGCAAACTTGCAAGACTTAACAAATAAATCCATAACATACATAACATGCCTTTTCTTAATTGTTGGGTAGcaagataaaaaaaatatttcataAAAAGTAACAGACACAACACAATGTACAATTGGGATTATCGGCCGTCTACAAAGGTAATGGAATGGCCAATACATAAATCTTCCACAACATAAACTTTGAAAATTATACAAAGAATATGCATGCAGACTTGAAGAAAACTGGCCGAATACCCCTATTGCAACAAGCCCACGGTCAAAAATGGCACTTCATCACTGAAAAGTATCAAGAAAACATATACGTGATCTAAAAATAAGTTACATGATATTAAGATTACAGCTTTTTAGTCAAAACAAGTCGTATTGAGGGTGGATCACACGTTAAATTATCACTTAATCTCAAAAGATGCCAATTGTGTGTTTTTCACTTGCTTTCATCAGTTTTAACAAAAAGCATCgatttaggtgctgtttgtttttgcttaTAACATCTGCAAAATGCTTATGTCTGCAGGCGGGCATACATAAGAtgttgaagactgtttgttttttttttttaaacagatctACAAATAGCTTCTTTCATCTTAAAAAAAAGCTCAGAACCTTTGCTTCAAACATCTTCACAAAACCTAATCCAAACACCTCACACCACAAAAACTTCtcccctgccaccaccacctacgccaccaccacctccgccaccaccaccgcaccaccaccgccaccacctccaccaccaccatcgtcaaaacccaccaccaccaaacccaccaccaccaaaccCATCACCACCAAACCCATCACCACCAAACCCatctgtgagagagagagagcgagcgtagagagagagagacctgtAGAGAGAGAGAcatgtgagagagagagagagagagacccgTCGGAACAAGGCACCGCCGCCGCCGCGTGTCGCTTCTGCTGCGTCATCACCATCAAACGCCGCCACCACTGTTGGTGGCCGCTGGTCACCTTCGAGCGAGGGAGAAAGAGATCGAGTGGGTGGGGGGGTGGTgcggaggtggtgcggtggtggttaATCAGAGGGAGGGAAGGGGGTATCGAGCTGGATGTTGTGGATGTTGTGGCTGGATGTGCTTTTGTGCTTCATGGCGGTGGTGTGATGAcggaggtggtgcggtggtggtggcagaggtggtgaggtggtgcggtggtggtggtggttgtagagagagagagagtttctagagagagagagcagaAAGAGAGAGAGCTTGTGTGTATTGTGTGGTTGAAAttgtttttgaagaaaaaaaaaacaaaccctcttctccttgcagactgcagacatttagGCCACATCTTCTCttgcagatgtctgcagatgtggttcgcagactacagacattttacatctgaaaaaacaaacagcaccttaatcAAGAAACAGAACAATAAAATCTTACCTATGGAACTCAGCTAGATTGTTTTGTTGATGGCTTTGAAACACCCccaatagcaatgtttcccacTCCAGCCTCCATAGCTTCCCTCTCATCTTTCTCTCTGCTTTTCTCACAAGTCTTATTATCACTGCCTTCAGGAGCATCAGAAGTCAAACCCCGAGGTGGACCCCCGGTCAACCATGGGTGATTAAGACATTCCGCAGCTGTAGGCCTTTTCTCAGGGACAAAATCAAGTATTGGAACAAGAAAATCAGCCAAATCCTTTGCATCTTGTTCACTAAACTCGTATTTCTCTTTTAGCACTTTATGCAGAGGCCAAAAACGCAATCGACGGATATGCCTTAAATCGCCATGTCTGTTAAACAATTCACGAGAGTAACGCCCACCTAAAGCTATCTGCATAACATTAATAGAGTTGTCAAGTTATATATTAACACATCCAGCGATTATCAAAACATCAAATACATAAAAAAAtaagtaaaatgccatttttgtccctgaggtttggccagttttgcgactttcgtccaaaggtttgtttttccgcatctggatccaaaaggtttgaaatcttgtcattttcaaccggctcgttaactccattcatttttctccgttaagtcaggggtatgtTCGTCTTTTTCGACATTTTTTTGTGATGATTAAAGGGTTTGGGTGGGGAGAAAGTCAACTGGGGTGGATCTTTTATTTCTTATAGTgtcttttattttaataaaaaatgtctaaaaagaggGTAATGCCCCTCAATTAaaggagaaaaatggatggagttaacgagtcggatgaaaatgacaagatttcaaaccttttggatctagatgcggaaaaacaaacctctgGACGAATGCCCCAAAAGTAGCCAAACCTCAGAGACAAAAATGCCATTTTCTTTAcgtgtaaaaataaaataaaaaatgccTAACCTTACGAGGCATCATTCCAAGAAGTTCCATCATTAGGGCCAAGTGATCCTGTAAAGTAATAACCAAATACCAACTGCATTAGCACATAACGAACATGAAAAAAAAGATTTATATTTTTGGGAACCATAATACCTCATCTCTGTCATAGTTGTCACCACTGTGAGGATCAAAGAGAACATCACCGGTTGCCAGCTCAAAGCATATGCAAGCAAATGACCATAAATCAGCAGAGGTCGAGTATTTGGACCCTAGTAAAACCTCGGGACACCTGTATTGTCTAGTTTGGATATCACTAGTAAATTGCTTATACGTCCAACACGCATTACCAAAATCAACCAGCTTACATTTTACATCAACCTCTGCTAATAGCCGCTGCCTTGTTGAGCGGCTGCCTCTTCCCCGAAGCTGATTTCCTTGACGGGAATCAGCTTTTACGACTGATGATGAGGCACGTTCTTCAAGAGAGTCCCCGTTTGATGTCTGATTAACACAAGAATCAGCACCAGAACCAGTTGTCTCGTTATCTGCTTCAACCTCCTCAACGCCTTCCTTGCCCGAACCATTTTGGGCAGCAGCCTTTTTggccttttttttaattttctttttctgattcTTGGTAAGATCGCCATTCGAAGTCTTGACTTCTTTAGAAGAACCAGATTCAGTCAAATTGTTACATTTGCTTGATGAGAGAATAACGGGTGCACCTGTTTTTGTTCTATCTCTTTCTGGATCAATCATGGACAGAAGTAGAATATTTTCCGGCTTAAGATCCGTGTGAATGATAGAAAGCTGACGATGCAAGTAATCCAAACCTCCTAAAACGTGCAAGCAGATCTCTTTGACCTTGTGAAGAGGAATCCCTCGGTAATTCGAATACTTTATTAACGTCAACAGATTATCACCCAAATACTCAAAAACCATACAAACGTGCTGCCCGTTTGGTCCAGAATGTTTGAAATGATCCAACAGCTTCACCACACATTTTTTGTCATCCGGATCCCCCTCAGCTATCTGTTTTAAGATAGTAATTTCATCCATTGCTGCCTCAGTGTAGTGTTGAGCACTCTTTTGAACTTTTAAAGCTACATATCTCTACACACGGTAACACACCAAATACAAAATGTTGCTTTAACTATTTTTCTCAAAACATCAAATATTCAAATGATCAAAAGTTACATAATAGATTACCAGCTGACTGTCTACAGTCTACACTAAAGCAAACTCATCCAGTTGATtcataaaaaaaacaaatcacCTGCCAATTACAATCATTATGCCTAACCAATCCCCCAAGGCTCAAGCTATTCACACACCTTGAATCTTATTTTGACACTCTGACATGTATACGACCCATATACACTTATACGAGCCTCTTATACGACTCATATATACTTGTGCGACTCGTGTTCTTCAAGGGAATGCCAGTTATACGATCAGTATACACCTATACGAGTCGTATACATGTTAGGGAATGCCAGCTTTGTTTGTGATGTGAATGCATATGACCCGTATACTTGTATATGACCCGTATACAAGTTATACATATAGCAACACCCATTCCCAAACAACCAACTGGTGAACAgatcggtactggtaccgaactGATTCGGTACCTTCGGTACCACATGGTAGTATAATACCTATACCGAGATTTAGCTAAATTTAAAGTAAATGTCCGGTCGGTACTAGTATGATAAGGTACTGTTAAAAGTCAAAGTCACGAGCCGGTACAGTACGGAACAGTAATGATATCGAAATTGAGATAAATTCAAAACCAAATACCATACCGAATGTATTGTCGGTACCGGTTTTCGGTGCGAAATTTAAAATCCCTAAGCTCAATTCAGGTAATTAGCAAAGGAATGTTCTGGAATCTACAGAAACATGAATAAATAAGCAAAGCTGAATTCGGTAATGATGAAATAAGGCATACCGATTTCTGTGTGTCCCAAGCGAGCCAAACGGTGGAAAAATGGCCCCAACCGAGCTTGCTCTGAACAACGTATCTAGAATGTTTGAATTTATCACCAATACGAACTGCATGATAACCTCCGCGTCTGTAATCCTCTGTTCCTTCGTCTTCAGATGTGTAATCACTCGTTTCGCTTCGATCGTCTCCGTTTCTTCTGTTATTGTCTTCCGCCATTCAACAGAATACAGCTGTGTGACTGCAAGCTCGATGAGAAGGAGACGAAGATGAAGCTTCGATACAAACCGATTGCGATGGATCTGGAACTGAACCCCTAAATTGAAGAGAGTGTTCAGAAGCTTCAAATTAGGGTTTCTACCTGCTCTGTTCTTGGATTTTCTTTTTGTTCTCATAGAGAAGATTGCCTTGTTTAAAATATtcatctttttgtttttgttttattttataataatgtttttaataaactttacaataaatgtttttttttaacggcaaggaACACCATGACACCGGGCTATGTGcacaaggtcgactactcgaccgtcGCCActcgccagccccttggctctcctaGATGCGCAGAAACTCGACCTCCACCCGCTcaaaggcacgacagtggaataatcggtaaaacctcgcctttCATCCAAGACGAATCGGCGTCACCCGTATTCatccttcacctggatgccgcacAAAATAATAGggagagtgggagtcgaacctgacTCACAAGGAATACTATTTTTTTTTCCTCAATTACTCCATCACTATCTTATTGGCTTACAATAAATGTTTTTAATTAATAAACTTTACAATAAATGTTTTTAATTAATAAACTTTAGAATAAATGTTTTCAATTAACTTTAAGACTAGTAGACCCTCACACGATTCAGTAGAAGGATTTAGGTTCATTTAAGTTTGGTATAACACTTTGATTGTtataaattaatcaaattaaatgggttaaaaacAACGGAAAGGTCAATGCTCTAGtggtatcctaagaactttctcTAGGGAAGGTTGTCCGTTAGAGTTTTGTTTGTGACAAAATGTCATGTACGAGCCAAGACTTTTACCGCAATGGCCCTTTGGGCGTTGGCTTTCTCTGAAATTTGTAACGTGCTAGATCACCAACGTTGTCTACAATCATAAGCATGAGTGGCCTTTTTGTTAATTAGTGTACCCGAGTGACCAAGTTTTGTTAcacattcaaaaaaaaaagttgaaaacatatacatttatataataacaaaagaTGAAAGGTCTTAACAACAGTTCACGTTTCTAGGTTTCTAATGACTGGCAGATGCCAGTCTTAATAGATTGGACAGAAAAAAGTATGTTAATTACAGTTATGCCATTACTTTGTATAAGGAAGAGAGCGACTAAGAAACACGAGTAAGAAGGCCGGCCACAAATCCTTACGGCGGATTCACAGTGGTGCACCGGCGGCGGTTCTATTCCCATGGTACGGATGGTGTACAAGGCCGACCGGACATCGCATCCTTCACATCACCGCTGCTGAGAAACCTCCGCTTGGCATTCCGGTGGCGGTGACGAATAACTTCTCTCCTGCTCTCTATCACTCTCGAGACCACCGCCGGCATCGCATCTCTTTTCTTCTCCGGCCAAATCCATCAACTTCAAGCAGTTGGTAAAATCTGCCTGAATCGATATAAGTAATGGATTGAATCAAACTCATATGAAGCTATGGTTGTACTTCTCGGTATTCGAATTAGGGCTTCTGGGTTGTTGATTACTAaaattttttgggttttttttactGGACTCGACATGCTGCTACTATACAAGGTAATCGATTCCACTTTGTTGGTGAAACTCATATGAATCgtttgttacattttttttattttgaattaggGCTCACGTTAGGGTGTTGATTAGTTAGATGCTTGGGGTTATGGCTTATCTAGGTTTTGGTGGGACAAAATTGGGTTAAACAGGAATTATTTAGCTTACTAATATGAAGTTGAACAAATTACAGACATGAAAGCGGAGAATATGAAGATGTACATCCTTTGAATTATTTGTTTTTCTTCAACATATAAGTAAAGGCAGATATAGCATTATATGTTTATGTGTACATGTCTATCTATATATAACCAAAagcaaattaaattaaattaaaacctAGATACACTTTGGAAAACTAAACACCTTTGACATGTTCCTGTAAATTAGTGTTTTCTTTCTTGTATGGCCAGTTGAGTTGAGCTAGAAAGAAAACCCAAATCGAGTCAAAATTGCCCATGCCTAAGTATACTATACTATAAAAGAATGTTTTATAAGGGGCCAAATGTTGAACCTACTACACTAAAGATGTAAACAATAGTTAGGTAACAAACATAAAGAGGACAGAGTTATCATACTGAATTAAAACATCATAATTACGAAATAAATAAATTGTTTGGAAGATTCTAAGATATTCTTCAATGTAAGAATCTTTGTTTAAGACAGATACTCCAAAacctaaaagaaaaaaaaaactatataaaaaTACTTAATCacctatgttttttttttgataCATTATGTGATATGTTTCAATATGTATGAGTTCGCAAGTTGTTCCCAGGTTTATCAACAACCTCATAATTTAACATAAAAAGAGTGTATGTCTTAGATTGATACAAAAGTGTATTTAAAAACTAAATATCCATTCGATTGCTGGAGGAATTGGCTCATGTTTTGACCAACTAGCGAAAGAGTCACTTTTGATCttgtattttttaaaaataaaaacgaGCAGTTGAAGAAAGAAGCATTAATCAATGAAGCTCAATAACGTTAACATTATTAATGAAGTATTTCACTATTTAAATCCAATTATTCTTACTTGGCAGTAATTTTGTACgttttttactaattttttgAATTAGAGTTAATATATTTCTTTCTGTAATTTTCAGTGTGCAAGGAGCAGTTGATCATAGAAAATGAAGCTATGAAGCAATTGTCTTGAAAACACataagactagtgggtatggagagcctcatcccaaggggatgggccgccacgtaggagtggcttggagaggatggacctaggggggtgggggatgaacccctttatatatatatatatatgtatgtatgtataggtatatgtgagagaaggaaGGAGAAGGGAGGCCCGGCGAGATCGTCTGTGGGCTGCTGGTTAGCCGGAACGGGatgaggggggcggtgtgggggaccgacGCCGGAGCTCGCCGGGCCTTAGCTGGCCCCATACCGCTTAGTCTAATTGATGGCCTCTAATTTAGAGTTGATGTTGGCTTTTTTATTGTTTAAATAATAGCCATCAAACATATTTTATTTAGTTTAGTGCCacatattttgttaaaatttatCTTCAAAGTAACATTTTAACAAAGCGTCTTTTCATTCTTTTGGTAATGTGCAGGCGAAGAACCCAACAAGGTCGCTGCCCCAAGACCCAAGCAACAATGATGCAGAACGCACGTCACTAGCGCTAACCTTTTTGCCAACTACATAACAATGGTCTACTTTTCAAGTAATGGTTTTTTCGGGATGCAATCCATGTGAATCACTATCACTTTTTTGCTTCACCTCCTTTCATTGTCATGCATATAAATGTCCTCCAACAATACGTTTTGAAATCATTGAATGTATCATCATTTGTATAAACTTGAATATGTATGTCTGCCTCGAAAGGCTGATGTAGTTTTGCTTTAAAATTGAGCACTTATTTTTACACTATGTACCTAATTTCCACGTTGTGTTCGTGAGGTGGATATAGCTAacccgccgcgaagcgcggggTTCCTTTACTAGTTTAAGTATAAATAGTGAAATTCAAACTTAAAACAAAAGTAGGTTATAATAAAGTTATTAttcataatatatataaattatttaataatataGTAATAATATACATTAAACTTGAATTAAATTAATTTAATTTAACTATTCAAACATGCTACTAAAACTACAAAAATATATTAATTGTATAAAAGGCACAAGAATCATACAAATACGAAATGATGAGCACTCATATCACTCTTATCGtgtcaaaataataataaaccatACTTGTTACTCAAACCTATTAAACTGCAAACCATACGAGTAAAACCTATTAAACTGCAAACCATATGAGTAATCAATTAATCATGTCTTTACTAAATCATTTAGAGTTTAGACGGAACTAATCAACACGGTTAAAAGGAATATGTGAGAAAATATTTCTTCAACGTCACGGCTTGTTTACAGAGTATTTCTAGTTTTCTACTTGATGATATGCGATTCCTTTTCCCTTCAACAATACATGATTACATGCATTTTTTTCACGTTCTATGGATTTGTCAAATGTTACAGAACAgtgaaaacaaaatataactttaCATATAAACGTTTGATTATCTAATTATATGTTCAACTAAAGTTTATAATTATATAAAGGGAAAatgtcacagaatagtaaccaagttttaaaaatgttctaattaggtcactcgtaTTGTTTTTGTCCCAGTTAGATACATTAACATTCAAATCAAGTCATGTCCTTTTTTCTATGTGAAAAGAAAAAATGAAGCATAAGATGTTGGGgtcggattattttaatatataaaattatattaattaaaaataaaaacactttaattacattaaaattaaaaaaacaagttataatctgttggaaaaataggtgaaaatagcatttttcacaaatacaggaaaatgattttttttcctattttggactagaaataaatataataaaatgagcgggttttatatatttatttgtgggtttgtgttctatgttggaagagcttcgcaacgaactaaaccacgtctaaaaccgagctaagatgaatgagatatcgatgctcaaagttgggtgtttgaaacattgaatgctgaaacaaaagggaaagtagcaccttgtcccacatcgaatgagagatggaacttaaatagGTATTTAAGGTGAAACTCttcatccttattgtttcatggaagcacacaccagtgtcctcgcgaagggtgcgccCTAACTTGCACTCGCACTCGCACCCGCACGTActcgcgcgcgcgtggcgtgggcgatgaggcgcaatgtggcgctttgatggcgcacttttcACTTCGCGCGCGAGTACAGGTGGCATGGAGGCGCGCGGTTGCGCGCATGGTGCATAGGTCCTGCTGtgtcgtgcgcggcgcaccagagtgagccaatacggcgcgactgtgtggcgcgctcgtataggctcacaggtgacgtggcgcacgcgcgcatggactTGAGCCAGTGTGGCGcatgcgcgcatggcagtgagccaagaggacgcACCGCGTATGGGCCTGCAGACCTGGGCGCGCGCGCATCAGGGTGACTTGTGCGCGcacgcgcgcgcagaagcttccagcattgaatgacagtgcagtttcagtccagcttcgtaactgacgagttaataggctttgactgagaattaaatgacgtattaaattgcattgaagacgtttaatgcaatttaaacctctcatttaattcgtttttggctgtttcaaaccgggagctgtataaatacagctccataccttGCTGTAGAGTACACTACGAAAACCCAGCGAGACAACAGCTTATGCAAACAACTTTCTTCCTACTTCTGATTCTTTTCTTGCAGTTctcaaggtaaccttcgggttgtaggcgaattccggcagtactactgctccggttgttgtaccctgggaaacaaaacgagtactcctgggagactcggaatttgttttaagggaagcgtgttgaacacgtgcctcagtcaATTCTGTTTCTACTCTTTCTTGTATTttggtttatttcagttgtaattatACTAGAATTTTAGCTTTCTTATTTCTGTATTGTAATcgtttaataaaatttgttttattttatttaattacgcgaacggttcctacacaATCCACGTCATCACTCGAAGTTAGCATCGAATAAAAGAGAAAAAACgaacaaaaatccacatcaccatggttacttctgaaatggatgaaaaacccttaattttaatgaaaatgaATGTTGAGTGGCCTGATTGTAATACTTTTaaaacttgagtgacctaattgaaacacttttaaaacttggttactattttaCAAAGTTATAAATAGAGATTAGAGACTTAAGCAAGGGCGGACTTACCCctagcccaaggtgggcgggcgcacccccgggaaaaaaaaatttagtgctattTTCCGttgaaaatcccgtccgcacgcCTTGGATTTTTTCGTCCGCACCTCTTGAATTTtcatccgcaccccttggaatttttcgtccacacaccttaggtaaaaaatgttaccgatttatattttaaattttttttagtaaactctaattaaaaaaactacctaaattatataaacttatactacccaacttaacccaaatacccaatacGTTAATCCactatttcattaaacataattagcccattaaccaaactcaacctaagttcaaactataataattaaaattagCCTAGTAGTCCCTTGGAATTCCTCCCGCCCTCCCTCTCTTGGATCGTCTCCTGCCAGCGATCATCGAACACAACAGCACGTCATCAGCAGCCGCGATTCCGCGAATCACCGCCGTCCGACACCATGAGTAGTCCCTTAGAATTCCTCCACCCTCCCTCTCTTgggacgttgtttatggttgtatatatgatttttagggtgattacacacgatttctaggggttgaaaattaaaattgaaacattatgttatggagcgatgaacttatggatcaatttgtttgtgataggaaccatgagtagggacgttatgacgcgatttcttttgttttacatgacccgacccgacacGACCTGAACCGACCTGaaacgaaccgatttttttacttatataactaggggcctaaaatttttaaaaatgttccacACCCCATAAAAAAATTCCTGGGTCTGCCACTGGACTTAagtatgttttatt
Above is a window of Helianthus annuus cultivar XRQ/B chromosome 14, HanXRQr2.0-SUNRISE, whole genome shotgun sequence DNA encoding:
- the LOC110904204 gene encoding serine/threonine-protein kinase SRPK, whose amino-acid sequence is MAEDNNRRNGDDRSETSDYTSEDEGTEDYRRGGYHAVRIGDKFKHSRYVVQSKLGWGHFSTVWLAWDTQKSRYVALKVQKSAQHYTEAAMDEITILKQIAEGDPDDKKCVVKLLDHFKHSGPNGQHVCMVFEYLGDNLLTLIKYSNYRGIPLHKVKEICLHVLGGLDYLHRQLSIIHTDLKPENILLLSMIDPERDRTKTGAPVILSSSKCNNLTESGSSKEVKTSNGDLTKNQKKKIKKKAKKAAAQNGSGKEGVEEVEADNETTGSGADSCVNQTSNGDSLEERASSSVVKADSRQGNQLRGRGSRSTRQRLLAEVDVKCKLVDFGNACWTYKQFTSDIQTRQYRCPEVLLGSKYSTSADLWSFACICFELATGDVLFDPHSGDNYDRDEDHLALMMELLGMMPRKIALGGRYSRELFNRHGDLRHIRRLRFWPLHKVLKEKYEFSEQDAKDLADFLVPILDFVPEKRPTAAECLNHPWLTGGPPRGLTSDAPEGSDNKTCEKSREKDEREAMEAGVGNIAIGGVSKPSTKQSS